One window of Psychrobacillus sp. FSL H8-0483 genomic DNA carries:
- a CDS encoding DUF1002 domain-containing protein, which translates to MKRLFHVVMTAILLMGVFIAPSITLADSSGTTEAINEKFGAPIVVYGGNLTEEQKNSVKTSLKITENSDIQEIEVTGQDLKKYLTDGDASARMFSSAKITRKDAGKGLVIDIVTPDNITEVTADMYANAMLTAGVQDAFVEIAAPKPVTGHSALVGIYKAYEVSGGELDPERTDVANDELSVATILSKEAGIEEAKVSELLTEIKKQIAEQNPVSREEVEKIVSEQLANLKIELSEKDRQLLIDLMDRIRQLDIDFSKWSDQLNDLSKTIEEKLGSLADNEGFWQSVKTFFNDLIDSIRSIFN; encoded by the coding sequence ATGAAAAGATTATTTCACGTAGTGATGACGGCTATTTTACTTATGGGAGTATTTATTGCTCCATCGATTACACTTGCAGATTCAAGTGGGACAACAGAAGCGATTAATGAAAAATTTGGTGCACCAATTGTTGTATATGGAGGTAACCTTACCGAAGAACAAAAGAATAGTGTGAAAACGAGCCTAAAAATCACCGAAAACTCGGATATACAAGAAATTGAAGTAACTGGACAAGATTTAAAAAAATATTTAACAGATGGAGATGCCTCCGCTCGAATGTTTTCTTCTGCTAAAATTACACGCAAGGATGCTGGAAAAGGCTTAGTTATCGATATCGTAACGCCGGATAATATTACGGAAGTAACGGCTGATATGTATGCAAATGCGATGCTGACTGCAGGAGTTCAAGATGCATTCGTAGAAATTGCTGCTCCAAAACCGGTAACTGGTCATTCAGCTTTGGTCGGTATTTATAAAGCTTATGAAGTAAGTGGTGGAGAGCTAGATCCAGAGCGCACGGACGTAGCAAACGATGAACTATCTGTTGCTACTATTCTTTCTAAAGAAGCAGGTATAGAAGAAGCCAAAGTAAGTGAGCTATTAACAGAAATCAAAAAACAAATTGCTGAGCAGAATCCCGTATCTCGCGAAGAAGTTGAAAAAATTGTATCTGAGCAACTTGCGAACTTGAAAATTGAGCTTTCTGAAAAAGATCGCCAACTACTAATTGATCTCATGGATCGTATTCGTCAACTTGATATCGATTTTAGCAAATGGTCAGATCAGCTAAATGATTTAAGTAAAACTATTGAAGAAAAACTTGGAAGTCTTGCAGACAATGAAGGATTTTGGCAAAGCGTGAAAACCTTCTTCAATGATTTAATCGATTCCATTCGTTCTATTTTCAACTAA